Proteins from a genomic interval of Medicago truncatula cultivar Jemalong A17 chromosome 3, MtrunA17r5.0-ANR, whole genome shotgun sequence:
- the LOC112420058 gene encoding uncharacterized protein: MAKMCFPTLWRKWIKECITTATTSVLVNGSPTDEFPLGRGLRQGDPLSPFLFLLAAEGLHVMMKAMIDANLYRGYCVGDGNEVAVSHLQFADDTLLLGEKSWANVRALRAILVLFEVVSGLKINFHKSLLVGLNVSDSWLTEAASLLNWKVGTLPFIYLRLSIGGNPRRLSFWEPVFNCIRSRLSNWQSRFLSFGGRLILLKSVLTAQPVYALSFFKAPAGVRRLREFNEALLGKWCWRLLVDRGGLWYRVLVARYGVRDGRLEVGGRSGSFWWKEVSRITEGEGGGGVSWFEGCVVRCVGDGEDTLFWHERWCGRVPFQICFRRLFDLALNKSITVKEMFSLGWGEEGGGWQWRRSLWVWEEELLAECRLLLANISLQPLSYDVWQWQPDPSQGYTVSGAYAMLINQEVQQDGLCEELVWHKHVPLKVSIFAWRLIRDRLPTMSNLIFRGILNSEACLCVTGCGFVEDARHLFLSCSFFDSLWFLVRSWIGFDGVDHCDISNHGAHFAFYTGGLKSRRSFLQLIWLLAMWVIWNERNNRLFKQKESSLVQLLDKVKYHSLWWLKASKVVFMFGDQMWVSNPLSCLGIG; encoded by the exons ATGGCCAAAATGTGTTTTCCAACATTGTGGAGGAAATGGATTAAAGAATGTATTACTACGGCTACCACATCAGTTCTTGTGAATGGTAGCCCCACAGATGAGTTTCCTTTGGGTAGAGGTCTGCGTCAGGGTGATCCACTTTCcccatttttgtttttactagCTGCAGAAGGATTGCATGTTATGATGAAGGCTATGATTGATGCAAATTTGTATAGAGGTTATTGTGTTGGGGATGGGAACGAGGTGGCGGTATCGCATCTTCAGTTTGCAGATGACACTTTGCTTTTAGGAGAGAAGAGCTGGGCGAATGTTCGCGCATTGCGGGCAATTTTAGTTCTTTTTGAGGTTGTTTCTGGGCTGAAAATAAATTTCCATAAAAGTTTGTTGGTTGGTCTAAATGTTTCTGACTCTTGGTTAACGGAAGCAGCGTCGTTGTTGAATTGGAAGGTTGGTACATTGCCCTTTATTTATTTGAGATTGTCGATAGGTGGAAACCCGCGTCGTCTGTCTTTTTGGGAACCTGTGTTTAACTGTATCAGATCTAGACTGTCTAATTGGCAAAGTCGATTTCTTTCATTTGGAGGTCGCTTGATTCTTCTAAAGTCTGTCTTGACCGCGCAACCGgtctatgctctttccttcttcaaggctccAGCAG GAGTTAGGCGATTGAGGGAGTTTAATGAGGCGTTGCtagggaagtggtgttggaggttaCTTGTTGATCGTGGAGGGTTGTGGTATAGGGTGTTGGTTGCTAGGTATGGTGTGCGTGAtgggaggttggaggttgggggccggagtgGTTCTTTTTGGTGGAAGGAGGTTAGTAGGATTACAGAAGGGGAGGGTGGGGGTGGTGTTAGTTGGTTTGAGGGTTGTGTGGTTAGGTGTGTGGGTGATGGGGAGGATACCTTGTTTTGGCATGAGAGGTGGTGTGGTCGTGTCCCTTTCCAGATTTGTTTTAGAAGGTTATTTGATTTAGCTTTAAATAAATCCATTACTGTTAAAGAGATGTTTTCTTTAGGATGGGGGGAGGAGGGAGGGGGATGGCAATGGCGTAGGAGTttgtgggtgtgggaggaggagcTCCTAGCAGAGTGTAGGTTATTACTTGCTAACATTTCTTTGCAGCCTCTTTCCTATGATGTGTGGCAGTGGCAACCGGACCCTAGCCAAGGTTACACAGTCAGCGGGGCATATGCTATGCTTATTAATCAGGAAGTGCAGCAGGATGGTCTTTGCGAAGAATTGGTTTGGCACAAACATGTTCCCCTCAAGGTGTCTATTTTTGCTTGGAGGTTGATTCGAGATAGACTTCCTACAATGTCTAATTTAATATTTCGTGGTATCTTGAATTCAGAGGCATGCTTATGTGTAACAGGTTGTGGTTTCGTGGAAGATGCAcgacatttatttttgtcttgcaGTTTCTTTGATTCTTTATGGTTTTTGGTGAGGTCTTGGATAGGCTTTGATGGTGTCGATCATTGTGATATATCAAATCATGGTGCTCATTTTGCATTTTACACAGGTGGTTTGAAATCAAGAAGATCTTTTCTTCAGCTTATTTGGTTACTCGCGATGTGGGTTatatggaatgaaagaaataacaggctttttaagcaaaaagaaaGTTCCTTAGTTCAATTATTAGATAAAGTAAAGTATCACTCTTTGTGGTGGCTGAAAGCCAGTAAGGTTGTATTTATGTTTGGTGATCAGATGTGGGTGTCGAATCCATTGTCGTGTTTAGGCATTGGTTAA